In the Thermodesulfobacteriota bacterium genome, one interval contains:
- the mobB gene encoding molybdopterin-guanine dinucleotide biosynthesis protein B has translation MIPIISIVGKSDSGKTTFIEKLLPELVKRGYRVATVKHDVHGFEVDREGKDSWRHKKAGAHTVVISSPQKVALIRDVERDLTLDEIREKFIQDVDLILSEGYKKDVQPKIEIFRKEVHQELLCTKEDNLVAIVSNQTFEVDVPCFSLDAPGEVADFIERKFLKPKREVEITLKVDGKTIPLKPFIRDFLTGSIKGMVRSLKGCETFKKIDIQILDPV, from the coding sequence ATGATTCCCATCATATCGATCGTAGGAAAGTCCGATAGCGGGAAGACGACCTTCATCGAGAAGCTCTTGCCCGAACTGGTGAAGAGGGGCTACCGGGTGGCCACCGTGAAACACGATGTCCACGGGTTTGAGGTGGACCGGGAGGGGAAGGATAGCTGGCGGCATAAGAAGGCGGGAGCCCATACGGTGGTGATCTCCTCTCCCCAAAAGGTTGCGCTCATCCGGGATGTGGAGAGGGATTTGACCCTGGACGAGATACGGGAAAAGTTCATCCAGGACGTCGATCTCATCCTCTCTGAGGGGTATAAGAAGGACGTCCAGCCCAAGATCGAGATCTTCCGGAAGGAGGTGCATCAGGAACTGCTCTGTACCAAAGAAGACAACCTGGTTGCCATCGTATCGAATCAGACCTTCGAGGTGGACGTGCCCTGTTTCTCCCTGGATGCTCCCGGAGAGGTGGCAGACTTCATCGAGAGGAAGTTTCTCAAACCGAAAAGGGAGGTGGAGATCACCTTGAAGGTGGATGGGAAGACGATCCCCTTGAAACCTTTCATCCGCGATTTCCTGACGGGATCGATCAAGGGAATGGTGAGGTCCCTTAAGGGGTGCGAAACCTTTAAAAAGATAGACATCCAGATCCTCGATCCCGTTTGA